The proteins below come from a single Dasypus novemcinctus isolate mDasNov1 chromosome 22, mDasNov1.1.hap2, whole genome shotgun sequence genomic window:
- the LOC101429433 gene encoding olfactory receptor 12D1-like has product MLNQTSVNEFFLLGVTDIHELQPLLFILFLTIYICNVAGNGAILMIIISDPRLHSPMYFFLGNLSCLDICYSSVTLPKMLENLVSSYKAISFLGCISQLHFFHFLGSTEALLLGVMALDRFVAICKPLRYTVIMNHWLCIQMASTVWVIGFFHALLHSIMTSRLNFCGSNHIHHFFCDIKPLLELACGNVDLNQWLLNTVTGTIAMGPFFLTLFSYFYILAYLFYKTHSCSVLQKALSTCASHFMVVILLYVPVLFTYICPASGSSMDQDAVIAIMYSVVTPVLNPLIYTLRNREVKQALSRVIRRKLSHE; this is encoded by the coding sequence ATGCTAAATCAAACCTCAGTCAATGAGTTTTTCCTGCTGGGAGTGACAGACATCCATGAGCTGCAGCCtcttcttttcatccttttcctcACCATCTACATCTGCAATGTTGCTGGGAATGGGGCTATCTTGATGATCATCATCTCTGACCCAAGGCTCCATTCTCCTATGTATTTCTTCCTGGGAAACCTCTCATGCCTAGATATCTGCTACTCCTCAGTGACACTGCCAAAGATGCTGGAGAACTTAGTGTCTTcatacaaagcaatttctttctTAGGTTGCATAAGCCAGCTgcatttctttcactttctgGGCAGTACAGAGGCCTTACTATTGGGCGTGATGGCCTTGGACCGCTTTGTGGCTATCTGCAAACCACTTCGTTACACTGTCATCATGAATCATTGGCTCTGCATCCAGATGGCCAGCACAGTCTGGGTCATTGGTTTCTTCCATGCCCTACTGCACTCCATAATGACCTCTCGCTTGAACTTCTGTGGTTCCAACCATATCCATCACTTCTTCTGTGATATTAAGCCATTGCTGGAACTGGCCTGTGGGAATGTTGACCTCAACCAATGGCTGCTTAATACTGTCACAGGCACCATTGCTATGGGCCCATTCTTTCTGACACTTTTCTCCTATTTCTACATTCTTGCCTATCTCTTCTACAAGACTCATTCTTGCAGTGTGCTTCAGAAAGCACTTTCCACCTGTGCCTCCCACTTCATGGTTGTTATTCTTTTATATGTCCCTGTTCTCTTCACCTACATTTGTCCTGCTTCAGGCAGCTCCATGGACCAGGATGCAGTCATTGCCATCATGTACAGTGTGGTGACTCCTGTATTAAATCCACTGATCTATACCTTGAggaacagggaggtgaagcagGCTTTGAGTAGGGTGATCAGAAGGAAGCTCTCACATGAGTGA